Proteins co-encoded in one Opitutus terrae PB90-1 genomic window:
- a CDS encoding DUF2231 domain-containing protein has product MKLLDILQGKWLGHPLHPAIVHVPIGTWLLACGLDVAYWAGWTGAGPARLAFYAVVAGLLTALIAVPPGIADWVKIKKEKPAWKLGLYHMSLNLLAALVWAVNCGLRLGTDDDLVTLPVLLTSVIGTVIILISGYLGSLMVFDHGISVAGQSKKKWRKIAAQSGSRLPEQT; this is encoded by the coding sequence GTGAAGCTCCTCGATATCCTGCAAGGCAAGTGGCTGGGGCACCCCCTTCACCCCGCCATCGTCCACGTCCCGATCGGGACGTGGCTCCTGGCTTGTGGGCTCGATGTGGCGTACTGGGCAGGATGGACCGGTGCGGGTCCGGCCCGACTCGCCTTCTATGCCGTCGTCGCGGGATTGTTGACTGCGCTGATCGCTGTCCCACCGGGAATCGCCGACTGGGTCAAAATCAAAAAAGAGAAGCCGGCTTGGAAGCTCGGCCTCTACCACATGTCACTCAACCTGCTCGCGGCGCTGGTTTGGGCGGTGAACTGCGGACTGCGGCTGGGAACGGATGACGACTTGGTCACGCTTCCGGTGCTGCTCACCTCCGTGATTGGCACGGTTATCATCCTGATCAGCGGCTACCTCGGTTCGTTGATGGTCTTCGACCACGGCATCAGCGTCGCCGGCCAGTCGAAGAAGAAGTGGCGCAAGATCGCCGCGCAATCCGGCTCACGCCTGCCGGAGCAAACGTGA
- a CDS encoding DUF2231 domain-containing protein produces MPALKDLLEGKPLRSPLHPSLVHLPVALFPLSVLLDIASWIFADPTLYLVRGAFLTLTIGLVTAVFAAVFGIVDYTEIRSDHPAKKTATLHMVLNLVAVGLFALGAGLRYGNLDASHTAAFPLITSLVGLAILGYSGYLGGHLVYSDGVAVGRHRRDTRLPENTVTVSAAGAASVVVPGAAELRPGETLRAEVDGTVMTIARTASQTCAFQEFCTHRFGPLSEGRIEGNEMVCPWHRSRFDMRSGKVTQGPANVDLRTFAIETRGGRVAVERPTKSA; encoded by the coding sequence ATGCCCGCGTTGAAGGACCTCCTCGAAGGCAAGCCGCTGCGCTCCCCGCTGCACCCCTCGCTGGTACATCTGCCGGTGGCGTTGTTTCCCCTCAGTGTGCTGCTCGACATCGCCAGCTGGATCTTCGCCGACCCGACGCTCTACCTCGTGCGCGGCGCATTTCTCACACTCACGATCGGTCTGGTCACCGCCGTGTTTGCCGCCGTGTTCGGCATCGTCGATTACACCGAGATCCGCTCCGACCATCCCGCCAAGAAAACCGCGACGCTCCACATGGTGCTGAACCTTGTCGCCGTCGGGCTGTTCGCGCTGGGCGCCGGTCTCCGCTACGGCAATCTCGATGCCTCGCACACGGCCGCTTTTCCGCTGATCACCTCGCTGGTGGGTCTCGCGATCCTTGGCTATTCAGGTTATCTCGGCGGACACCTCGTCTACAGTGACGGCGTCGCCGTGGGCCGCCACCGGCGTGACACCCGACTCCCGGAAAACACGGTCACGGTCTCTGCCGCGGGCGCCGCTTCCGTCGTGGTGCCCGGAGCCGCCGAGCTCCGTCCCGGCGAGACGCTGCGCGCCGAGGTGGACGGCACCGTGATGACGATCGCGCGCACGGCGAGCCAGACCTGCGCCTTCCAGGAATTTTGCACGCATCGATTTGGTCCGCTCTCGGAGGGCCGGATCGAAGGCAACGAGATGGTGTGCCCGTGGCACCGCTCGCGCTTCGACATGCGAAGCGGCAAAGTGACCCAAGGGCCCGCGAACGTGGACCTGCGCACCTTCGCTATCGAAACACGCGGCGGGCGGGTCGCCGTCGAACGCCCGACGAAGTCAGCTTGA
- the hpf gene encoding ribosome hibernation-promoting factor, HPF/YfiA family: MKPAPEAVTGPKIILQGIHFTLTDAMQEIMREKFSVLLRHNDYIVRINVRVHQDQTMGTEHHYTATAQIEIGGPDLVASAEGKDAYDVIDVLVEKLDRQLKTRQGRRKDKRNHPESPEIDAALPKIT; encoded by the coding sequence ATGAAACCCGCACCTGAAGCTGTTACCGGCCCCAAGATCATTCTGCAGGGGATCCATTTTACCCTGACCGACGCGATGCAGGAGATCATGCGCGAAAAGTTTTCCGTGCTGCTGCGTCACAACGACTACATCGTGCGGATCAACGTGCGGGTGCATCAGGATCAGACGATGGGCACCGAGCACCATTACACCGCGACCGCGCAGATCGAGATTGGCGGACCTGATCTCGTCGCGTCGGCCGAGGGCAAGGATGCGTACGACGTGATCGACGTCCTGGTCGAGAAGCTCGATCGGCAGCTGAAGACGCGGCAGGGACGCCGCAAGGACAAGCGCAACCATCCCGAATCGCCGGAGATCGACGCGGCCCTGCCGAAGATCACCTGA
- the ftsH gene encoding ATP-dependent zinc metalloprotease FtsH: MLPIRWFLALLAVFLAVAGLDLWFSQTGARPSSATGEERLDGAAFLAAANAGELREGHIVYRANSTGLADLHAQRKGAAGAGATHVRATARLTDAEVTALRTQHFAEDDPVSYAAARAVSARERTASIVHAIVHPLGLITLIVGILFVVQRYAGRFTAFSAQRLRPVTSGVSFSSVAGCDEAKDEVYEVVEFLRDPARFRQTGGRMPKGVLLVGPPGTGKTMLAKAVAGEARANFYSLSGSDFVELYVGVGASRVRSLFKKARETAPSIIFIDEIDAIGRQRSAAESGGAQQEHDQTLNALLVAMDGFDSDDAVVVFGATNRPDTMDRALLRPGRFDRQVSVGLPDLRGRLAILQVHAGSVKLDPSVDLQEIAKATPGFSGADLANLLNEGAIHAARHRRATILHSDLDEARDKINWGRETRRVMTVQDKAVIAYHEAGHALMQVLSGEDVVRVQKVTIIPRGRSLGSTHFTPERDLFNYSQPQLIAKLRCLMAGRVAEEIALGSITSGASGDIQEATKTARQMVLEWGMSPLGFMALSRPDGDEPLASPQTFHEAERHVRALLDENYAATTRALTTHRAALDAIADELIRCETILGNDVRRIAAQHPPSALAG; this comes from the coding sequence ATGCTCCCCATCCGCTGGTTTCTCGCGTTACTCGCAGTTTTCCTCGCGGTCGCCGGTCTCGACCTCTGGTTCTCGCAAACCGGCGCGCGTCCCAGCTCTGCGACCGGCGAAGAGCGGCTCGACGGGGCGGCGTTCCTCGCGGCCGCGAACGCTGGCGAGCTCCGCGAGGGCCACATCGTTTACCGCGCGAACAGCACCGGACTCGCTGACCTCCACGCGCAGCGGAAGGGCGCCGCCGGAGCCGGAGCCACGCACGTACGCGCCACGGCGCGACTGACCGATGCGGAAGTCACGGCTTTGCGTACGCAGCATTTTGCAGAGGACGATCCGGTCAGCTACGCCGCCGCGCGCGCGGTCAGCGCCCGGGAGCGGACCGCGAGCATTGTCCATGCGATCGTGCATCCGCTCGGGCTGATCACCTTGATCGTCGGAATTCTCTTCGTGGTGCAGCGCTACGCCGGCCGGTTCACCGCGTTTTCCGCGCAGCGGCTGCGGCCCGTCACCTCCGGCGTGAGTTTCTCGTCGGTGGCCGGCTGCGACGAAGCGAAGGACGAGGTCTACGAGGTTGTTGAGTTCCTCCGCGATCCCGCGCGTTTCCGGCAGACCGGCGGTCGGATGCCCAAAGGTGTGCTGCTCGTGGGTCCTCCCGGCACGGGCAAAACCATGCTCGCCAAGGCCGTCGCCGGCGAGGCGCGCGCGAATTTCTACAGTCTCAGCGGTTCCGACTTCGTCGAGCTCTACGTGGGCGTGGGCGCGTCGCGCGTTCGCTCGCTGTTCAAGAAGGCGCGGGAGACGGCGCCCAGCATTATCTTCATCGACGAGATCGATGCCATCGGCCGCCAGCGCTCCGCGGCGGAATCCGGCGGCGCGCAGCAGGAGCACGACCAGACGCTCAACGCGCTGCTCGTCGCGATGGACGGTTTTGATTCCGACGACGCGGTGGTCGTATTCGGCGCCACCAACCGACCGGATACCATGGATCGCGCGCTGCTGCGGCCGGGGCGCTTCGATCGTCAAGTTTCCGTGGGCCTGCCCGACTTGCGCGGGCGACTCGCGATCCTGCAGGTTCATGCCGGGAGCGTAAAGCTGGACCCCAGTGTGGATCTGCAGGAAATCGCGAAGGCCACGCCCGGCTTCTCCGGGGCTGACCTCGCGAATCTGCTTAACGAAGGCGCCATTCACGCCGCGCGGCACCGCCGCGCGACGATCCTTCATTCCGATCTCGATGAAGCGCGCGACAAGATCAACTGGGGCCGCGAAACCCGGCGGGTGATGACCGTGCAGGACAAGGCCGTGATCGCGTACCACGAAGCCGGGCACGCGCTGATGCAGGTGTTGTCCGGCGAGGACGTGGTGCGCGTGCAGAAGGTGACGATCATCCCGCGCGGCCGGTCGCTGGGCAGCACGCACTTCACGCCGGAACGCGACCTGTTCAACTACTCACAGCCGCAACTCATCGCCAAGCTGCGCTGCCTGATGGCGGGCCGGGTGGCGGAGGAAATCGCGTTGGGCAGCATCACCAGTGGCGCGTCCGGCGACATTCAGGAGGCGACCAAGACGGCGCGACAGATGGTGCTCGAATGGGGCATGTCGCCGCTGGGCTTCATGGCGCTGTCGCGTCCCGACGGCGACGAACCGCTGGCGAGCCCGCAGACTTTCCACGAGGCCGAGCGTCACGTACGCGCGTTGCTCGACGAGAACTACGCCGCGACCACGCGCGCGCTGACCACGCACCGCGCCGCGCTCGATGCCATCGCCGACGAACTGATCCGCTGCGAAACGATCCTCGGCAACGATGTCCGGCGTATCGCCGCGCAACACCCGCCGTCCGCGCTCGCGGGGTAA
- a CDS encoding alpha/beta hydrolase family protein has product MPLTTLRRSCVWMLASAAVAFGAREKIDLERVTPVPATEEIPIMDFFRPRLLQAPALNPSGTHIAALVTVGRDRHDLLVTELETKTIEVVHGFGDKDIYYFNWLNDTRLIYLIASEKLYGMGMLAGNVGQLKDSYPLLQYCGARLVSIPERNRLRPLVWMSSDLEDGRDLGVGEINTDLRTGTLVNLRSARTEWSDVVQTRDNNDRHVMKHYGVPKGGMGSGYMADRDGELAFAFTFADGYQTMHRLNGDSWEKCPVDLDQIEIVGSGEKPGEIVVLAPREEGKPRALRFMDAGTGTLGETLVQDKAYDFDGWVFRDRRSRRIVGAMYDRGGPTTMWFDEGYRAIQKMLEARFPGVVVRIRDVDNSGRLLVETLSDRQPAIYHWVNLEQRTVGLIKNSAPWIDPARMQPMNVMAFKARDGVKLDAYVTLPAGASKTNRVPLIVLPHGGPWVRDAWGFNSEVQYLASRGYAVLQPNYRGSPGYDWRFPEEDKYDFLKMHHDVTDATKAVLATGLIDPERIAIMGGSFGAYLALCGVVHEPALYRCAVTIAGVFDWEQVLKDAKYDQYTSGRYAYMKRRLGDPKKQQEKFDAISPARHVENIKVPVFVSHGKDDPVASVGESKRLIDELEKHHVPHEVLLISGEGHGMGHLKNQVELYSRVEAFLAKNLGPRTAAAATP; this is encoded by the coding sequence ATGCCCCTGACGACATTACGCCGGAGTTGTGTCTGGATGCTCGCCAGCGCCGCGGTTGCTTTCGGCGCGCGCGAAAAAATCGATTTGGAGCGCGTGACGCCCGTGCCCGCGACCGAGGAGATCCCGATCATGGATTTCTTCCGGCCCCGCTTGCTGCAGGCGCCCGCGCTCAATCCCTCCGGCACGCACATCGCCGCGCTCGTCACCGTCGGCCGGGACCGGCACGACCTGCTGGTGACCGAACTCGAAACCAAGACCATCGAGGTGGTCCATGGTTTTGGCGACAAGGACATCTATTACTTCAACTGGCTGAACGACACGCGGCTGATCTACCTGATCGCGAGCGAAAAGCTTTACGGCATGGGCATGCTCGCTGGCAACGTGGGCCAGCTGAAGGACAGCTATCCGCTGCTGCAGTATTGCGGTGCGCGGCTGGTCTCGATTCCGGAGCGGAATCGGTTGCGCCCGCTGGTTTGGATGAGCTCGGATCTCGAGGACGGTCGCGATCTCGGGGTGGGTGAGATCAACACCGACCTGCGCACGGGGACGCTCGTCAATCTGCGCTCGGCACGCACCGAATGGTCGGATGTCGTGCAGACGCGGGACAACAACGACCGCCATGTGATGAAGCACTACGGGGTGCCGAAGGGCGGCATGGGCTCCGGTTACATGGCCGATCGCGATGGCGAATTGGCGTTCGCGTTCACCTTTGCCGACGGCTATCAAACGATGCATCGGTTGAACGGCGACAGCTGGGAGAAGTGCCCGGTCGATCTGGATCAGATCGAAATCGTTGGCAGCGGAGAAAAGCCGGGGGAAATCGTCGTGCTTGCCCCGCGTGAGGAAGGCAAACCGCGGGCGCTGCGCTTCATGGACGCGGGCACCGGCACTCTCGGCGAGACACTGGTGCAGGACAAAGCCTACGATTTCGACGGCTGGGTGTTCCGCGATCGCCGTTCGCGCCGGATCGTCGGCGCGATGTATGATCGCGGCGGCCCGACGACGATGTGGTTCGACGAGGGCTATCGGGCGATTCAGAAAATGCTCGAAGCTCGCTTCCCGGGCGTGGTGGTGCGGATTCGCGACGTGGACAATTCCGGCCGGCTGCTGGTGGAAACGTTATCCGACCGTCAGCCGGCGATCTATCACTGGGTCAACCTCGAGCAGCGCACGGTGGGATTGATCAAGAACTCTGCGCCGTGGATCGATCCGGCGCGGATGCAGCCGATGAACGTGATGGCGTTCAAGGCGCGCGATGGCGTCAAGCTCGACGCGTATGTGACGCTGCCGGCTGGCGCGTCCAAGACGAACCGCGTGCCGCTGATCGTGCTGCCGCATGGCGGGCCGTGGGTGCGCGACGCGTGGGGCTTCAACTCTGAAGTCCAGTATCTCGCCAGCCGCGGCTACGCGGTCCTGCAGCCCAATTATCGCGGTTCCCCGGGCTACGACTGGCGTTTCCCGGAGGAGGACAAATACGACTTCCTCAAAATGCACCACGACGTCACCGATGCGACAAAGGCGGTGCTGGCGACGGGGCTGATCGATCCCGAGCGGATCGCGATCATGGGCGGATCGTTTGGCGCGTACCTCGCGTTGTGCGGCGTCGTGCACGAGCCCGCGCTCTACCGCTGCGCCGTCACGATCGCAGGCGTGTTCGATTGGGAGCAGGTGTTGAAGGATGCGAAATACGATCAATACACCAGCGGCCGCTATGCCTACATGAAGCGCCGGCTGGGCGATCCGAAAAAACAGCAGGAGAAATTCGACGCGATCTCACCGGCGCGCCACGTCGAGAACATCAAGGTTCCGGTGTTCGTCTCGCATGGCAAAGACGATCCTGTGGCGAGCGTCGGCGAGTCAAAGCGCCTGATCGACGAACTTGAAAAACATCACGTGCCGCACGAGGTGCTGCTGATCAGCGGCGAAGGCCATGGGATGGGTCACCTGAAGAACCAGGTGGAACTCTACTCCCGCGTCGAAGCGTTCCTCGCGAAGAACCTCGGGCCGCGCACCGCCGCGGCGGCGACGCCGTAG
- a CDS encoding YegP family protein, translating into MTEAEQSCDQVLLTVAVKFEYWRSSLNRLWYWHLKTTENEKLAQGEAYPTEAACLEAIERVRQSTGAVVENLSPRDR; encoded by the coding sequence ATGACCGAGGCCGAACAGAGTTGCGATCAGGTTCTGCTCACGGTGGCCGTGAAGTTTGAATACTGGCGGTCATCGCTGAATCGGCTGTGGTATTGGCATCTGAAGACGACCGAGAACGAGAAGCTGGCGCAGGGAGAGGCTTATCCCACCGAAGCGGCGTGTCTCGAGGCGATCGAGCGGGTGCGGCAGTCGACGGGCGCCGTCGTGGAAAATCTTTCGCCGCGCGATCGCTGA
- a CDS encoding intermembrane transport protein PqiB — MSVLPAPNISRRPALPLVWVVPLIALAVGGWMVFRELRARGPEITIEFATGAGLEPGKTKVEFRGVEIGSVTAVELAPDLDRVTVTARLRRDAAGVARTGTVFWVARPEIGFSGVRGLDTLFTGARISLQPGQGPAATHFVGLTRPPPEENVAAGRAFLLQSDRLHSLAPGAPVYYREMKVGMVETSRLADDAASVLIRIRVQTPYVALVRKNSRFWVAGGPSFKMGLFGAELKSTSLEALFSGGAAFATPDGELAPEAEDGTVFPLSREPDKEWERWQPRIPIVAPESSPEQEGKVPAALVPTSP; from the coding sequence ATGAGCGTACTGCCGGCCCCAAACATTTCGCGTCGTCCCGCGCTGCCCTTGGTCTGGGTGGTGCCGCTGATCGCGCTGGCGGTCGGCGGCTGGATGGTGTTCCGCGAGCTTCGGGCCCGCGGGCCGGAGATCACGATCGAATTTGCCACCGGAGCGGGGCTCGAACCCGGGAAAACGAAAGTCGAATTCCGGGGCGTCGAAATCGGCAGCGTCACTGCGGTGGAGTTGGCGCCGGACTTGGACCGCGTGACCGTCACCGCACGGCTGCGTCGCGACGCGGCGGGCGTCGCGCGCACGGGCACCGTGTTTTGGGTGGCGCGGCCGGAGATCGGGTTTTCGGGGGTGCGCGGACTGGACACGTTGTTCACCGGCGCGCGGATCAGCCTGCAACCGGGGCAAGGTCCGGCCGCGACGCATTTCGTCGGGCTGACGCGTCCGCCGCCCGAGGAGAACGTCGCGGCCGGTCGCGCTTTCCTGTTGCAGAGCGACCGGCTGCATTCCCTCGCCCCCGGTGCACCGGTTTACTACCGCGAGATGAAAGTAGGTATGGTTGAGACCAGCCGGTTGGCGGACGACGCAGCCTCGGTGCTCATCCGGATTCGCGTGCAGACGCCTTATGTCGCGCTCGTGCGCAAGAACTCGCGGTTTTGGGTCGCGGGCGGACCGAGTTTCAAGATGGGACTCTTTGGCGCGGAGCTGAAGAGCACCTCGCTCGAGGCCTTGTTCAGCGGCGGCGCGGCCTTCGCCACACCCGACGGAGAACTGGCGCCGGAAGCGGAGGACGGCACGGTGTTTCCGTTGAGCCGGGAGCCTGATAAAGAATGGGAACGCTGGCAGCCCCGGATTCCGATTGTCGCGCCCGAGAGTTCGCCCGAACAGGAAGGCAAGGTTCCCGCCGCGCTGGTGCCAACGTCGCCTTGA
- a CDS encoding paraquat-inducible protein A, whose amino-acid sequence MTADHPPAARHSVARATALAIAAAILLVPANVLPVLSTSNAGEERTDTIFSGAKALWDDGLWPLAAIVFLASIVIPVLKLVGLGWLLVAARRPVGRARARRLTRLYGALDFIGRWSMLDVFLAAFLTGVVRFGLFAHAEAEPGIVAFAAAVVLTMLATRAFAPAVFWEPRARLERMRS is encoded by the coding sequence ATGACCGCAGACCATCCGCCCGCAGCAAGGCATAGCGTCGCGCGCGCGACGGCCCTGGCGATCGCCGCGGCGATCTTGCTCGTGCCGGCGAACGTGCTTCCGGTGCTTAGCACGAGCAACGCCGGAGAAGAACGCACGGACACGATCTTCTCCGGCGCGAAAGCACTATGGGACGACGGCCTCTGGCCGCTCGCGGCCATCGTCTTCCTCGCGAGTATCGTCATTCCGGTGCTGAAACTCGTCGGGCTGGGCTGGCTGCTCGTCGCCGCGCGGCGGCCGGTCGGACGCGCGCGAGCCCGGCGGCTCACGCGACTCTATGGCGCGCTGGATTTCATTGGACGCTGGTCGATGCTCGACGTGTTTCTCGCGGCATTTTTGACCGGCGTGGTGCGGTTCGGTCTGTTTGCGCATGCGGAGGCGGAACCTGGCATCGTCGCCTTCGCCGCGGCGGTGGTGCTGACGATGCTGGCGACGCGGGCGTTCGCGCCCGCGGTTTTCTGGGAGCCGCGAGCCCGCTTGGAACGGATGCGATCATGA
- a CDS encoding paraquat-inducible protein A, which produces MRFEPPIFWRLSKPRAFASTQIRVAPERLALGPGRLVCPLCGQEHGTVRLRVRERAQCVRCGSVLATRSSGGSAALAHALTGLLLAPAALLLPFVTVDKFGAERVTRLFTGVEEIWAQGMHWLGVWVLICGVVAPIGVLALLVALLAKRGPRRSGGEPAGLRRALQALEKWAMPEVQVLAVLVAFTKLGTVVNVRLGAGFWCYVAMSLSFLLAWRSFELDPTGHPESDAAEGAPA; this is translated from the coding sequence ATGCGCTTCGAACCGCCGATTTTCTGGAGACTCAGCAAGCCCCGGGCGTTCGCATCGACGCAAATCCGGGTGGCGCCGGAACGGCTGGCGTTGGGTCCGGGGCGGCTCGTGTGTCCGTTGTGCGGACAGGAGCATGGCACGGTGCGGTTGCGGGTGCGCGAACGGGCGCAGTGCGTGCGCTGCGGGTCCGTGCTGGCCACGCGCTCGTCAGGCGGCAGCGCCGCGCTGGCGCATGCGCTCACCGGACTGCTGCTCGCGCCGGCGGCGCTGCTGCTGCCGTTTGTGACGGTGGACAAATTCGGCGCCGAACGCGTCACGCGGTTGTTCACCGGCGTCGAGGAAATCTGGGCGCAGGGGATGCACTGGCTCGGTGTGTGGGTGCTGATCTGTGGCGTCGTGGCGCCGATCGGCGTGCTGGCGCTGCTCGTCGCGTTGCTGGCGAAGCGCGGCCCGCGACGAAGCGGCGGCGAGCCCGCCGGATTGCGGCGCGCGCTGCAGGCCTTGGAGAAATGGGCGATGCCGGAAGTGCAGGTACTCGCGGTGCTCGTGGCGTTCACCAAGCTCGGCACCGTCGTGAACGTCAGGCTCGGTGCCGGCTTCTGGTGCTACGTCGCAATGTCGCTCAGCTTCCTGCTCGCGTGGCGGAGCTTTGAACTGGATCCGACCGGCCACCCGGAATCGGACGCGGCCGAAGGAGCGCCGGCATGA
- a CDS encoding DUF4038 domain-containing protein: MNLPRLASLCCALLVAGVLRAAPPPVHVWEKQELTFTAEKTYANPYLEVIVWVDLKGPGFDKRVYGFWDGGQTYHLRLLATASGDWTWTSGSNTNDPGLSGKTGSFTALAWTEAELNENPLRRGMIRATPNGHALEHADGTPFLAIGDTWYAAGANRFKWYDDDTPRPIGPTAGFKDYVRYRKAQGFNWVNIIAAFPNWKTDDKPWRFVMPDGTTIRSAWVEFGTAAPSNDGRGSAKNMDNEGGRPFFFPGKVPGYEDYFPDMDRINPEYFKYVDRKIDYLNANGFVPFIEVSRRDSGLCWNKYYDWPDTYVRYIQYVWSRYQANITVLSPVHLDIIEETVSPDDYSNAIRIVKERFGPPPYGTLLSANANPSTLENWGENSWVTLHQTGNMREHNNYWYLTEIFQLKKPIPGMNGEPYYAGYKDNRGAGAVNYKLGAEGGTERDNQLCRSGLYGCFLSGGFSGHVYGAEGIWGADIEPTAPTKMWDAFQWRSGAEVQHLRTFAFSIGRRYQELEPLADLVSPNKTHQILSYDGWAYCARTPDKEIFLVYFEQGCPQSQIRGARLNSTYRAQWFDPREGTWHDAGDGHVQASKIGVIELPDFPSDTDWGLKLVYEGPTKPRS; this comes from the coding sequence ATGAACCTACCCCGCCTCGCCTCATTGTGCTGCGCGCTCCTGGTCGCCGGCGTGCTTCGCGCCGCGCCGCCTCCCGTCCACGTCTGGGAAAAACAGGAACTCACGTTCACCGCTGAGAAAACCTACGCGAATCCGTATCTCGAAGTGATCGTCTGGGTCGACTTGAAGGGGCCGGGGTTCGACAAACGGGTCTACGGTTTCTGGGACGGTGGTCAGACGTATCATTTGCGCCTGCTCGCCACCGCGTCGGGCGATTGGACGTGGACCAGCGGCTCGAACACCAACGATCCCGGGCTGTCCGGCAAAACCGGCTCGTTCACCGCCCTCGCCTGGACGGAGGCCGAGCTCAACGAAAACCCACTGCGCCGCGGCATGATTCGCGCCACCCCGAACGGCCACGCGCTCGAACATGCCGACGGCACGCCGTTCCTCGCGATCGGCGACACGTGGTATGCGGCCGGTGCGAATCGGTTTAAATGGTATGACGACGACACGCCGCGTCCGATCGGCCCCACCGCCGGTTTCAAGGACTACGTGCGCTACCGGAAAGCCCAAGGCTTCAACTGGGTGAACATCATCGCCGCGTTTCCCAATTGGAAAACCGATGACAAGCCGTGGCGCTTCGTCATGCCCGACGGCACCACGATCCGCTCCGCGTGGGTGGAGTTCGGCACCGCCGCGCCCAGCAACGACGGTCGCGGCTCGGCCAAGAACATGGACAACGAGGGCGGCCGGCCGTTCTTTTTTCCCGGCAAGGTGCCGGGTTACGAGGACTACTTCCCCGACATGGACCGGATCAACCCGGAGTATTTCAAGTATGTGGATCGCAAGATCGACTACCTGAACGCGAACGGGTTCGTGCCGTTCATCGAAGTCTCGCGCCGTGACTCAGGGTTGTGCTGGAACAAGTATTACGACTGGCCCGACACCTACGTGCGCTACATCCAGTATGTCTGGTCGCGTTATCAGGCGAACATCACCGTGCTCAGCCCGGTGCATCTCGACATCATCGAGGAGACGGTCAGTCCCGACGACTACTCGAACGCAATCCGGATCGTGAAGGAGCGGTTCGGTCCGCCGCCCTACGGCACGCTGCTCTCGGCCAACGCGAATCCGTCAACGCTCGAGAACTGGGGTGAGAATTCCTGGGTCACGCTGCACCAGACTGGAAACATGCGGGAGCATAACAATTATTGGTATCTCACCGAAATCTTTCAGCTGAAGAAGCCGATCCCCGGGATGAACGGCGAACCCTACTACGCCGGCTACAAGGACAATCGCGGCGCCGGTGCGGTGAACTACAAGCTGGGCGCCGAGGGCGGCACCGAGCGGGACAATCAGCTCTGCCGGTCGGGGCTCTACGGTTGCTTCCTTTCCGGCGGTTTCTCCGGGCACGTCTACGGCGCCGAGGGCATCTGGGGCGCCGACATCGAGCCCACCGCGCCGACGAAGATGTGGGACGCCTTCCAGTGGCGCTCGGGCGCCGAAGTGCAGCACCTCCGCACCTTCGCCTTCTCGATCGGCCGGCGCTACCAGGAGCTTGAGCCGCTGGCGGATCTCGTTTCGCCGAACAAGACCCACCAGATTCTCAGCTACGACGGCTGGGCCTACTGCGCCCGCACACCCGACAAGGAAATCTTTCTGGTCTACTTCGAGCAAGGTTGCCCCCAGTCGCAGATCCGCGGAGCGCGGCTGAACAGCACCTACCGCGCGCAGTGGTTCGATCCGCGTGAAGGCACCTGGCATGACGCGGGCGACGGGCACGTGCAGGCCAGCAAGATCGGGGTCATCGAACTGCCAGACTTTCCCAGCGACACCGACTGGGGCTTGAAGCTCGTTTACGAGGGTCCCACGAAGCCGCGCTCGTAG